In Amycolatopsis endophytica, the following are encoded in one genomic region:
- the hisD gene encoding histidinol dehydrogenase, which translates to MLNRIDLRGRVPSATELRATLPRAEIDVDAALHQVRPVVDAVRERGVEAVLEYTEKFDRVRPSSVRVPREEIQSALTRLDPAVRAALEESIARARTVHADQRRADVTTTVVEGGTVTERWVPVERVGLYAPGGLAVYPSSVVMNVVPAQVAGVGSLVLCSPPQAEFGGLPHPTTLAAAALLGVDEVWAAGGAQAVALLAYGGTDTDGAEMVPVDLVTGPGNIYLTAAKRLLRGLIGIDSEAGPTEIAILADESADPVHVAADLVSQAEHDPLAASVLVTTSEELADAVDRELDQRVAATKHTERIGDALRGRQSGTVLVSTVDDGLRVVDAYAAEHLEIQTADSRAVAARVRNAGAVFVGAYAPVSLGDYCAGSNHVLPTGGYARHSSGLSVQSFLRGIHVIDYSEAALREVAGKVVSLANAEDLPAHGEAVTARFPGGAE; encoded by the coding sequence CGAGCCACGCTCCCGCGTGCCGAGATCGACGTGGACGCGGCGCTGCATCAGGTCCGCCCGGTGGTCGACGCGGTTCGCGAGCGCGGGGTCGAGGCGGTGCTGGAGTACACCGAGAAGTTCGACAGGGTGCGCCCGTCGAGCGTCCGCGTGCCGCGCGAGGAGATCCAGTCGGCGCTGACCAGGCTCGACCCTGCCGTGCGCGCCGCGCTGGAGGAGTCGATCGCCCGCGCCCGCACGGTGCACGCCGACCAGCGCCGCGCCGACGTGACCACCACGGTCGTCGAGGGCGGCACGGTCACCGAGCGCTGGGTGCCGGTCGAGCGCGTCGGCCTGTACGCGCCCGGCGGCCTGGCCGTGTACCCGTCGAGCGTGGTGATGAACGTCGTCCCGGCGCAGGTCGCGGGCGTCGGCTCGCTGGTGCTGTGCTCGCCGCCGCAGGCCGAGTTCGGCGGGCTCCCGCACCCGACCACCCTGGCCGCCGCCGCGCTGCTGGGTGTCGACGAGGTGTGGGCGGCAGGCGGCGCGCAGGCCGTGGCGCTGCTGGCCTACGGCGGCACCGACACCGACGGCGCCGAGATGGTCCCGGTCGACCTGGTCACCGGGCCGGGCAACATCTACCTGACCGCCGCCAAGCGCCTGCTGCGCGGCCTGATCGGCATCGACTCCGAGGCGGGCCCGACCGAGATCGCGATTCTGGCCGACGAGAGCGCCGATCCGGTGCACGTGGCCGCCGACCTGGTGAGCCAGGCCGAGCACGACCCGCTCGCCGCGAGCGTGCTGGTCACCACGTCGGAGGAGCTGGCCGACGCGGTCGACCGCGAGCTGGACCAGCGCGTCGCCGCCACGAAGCACACCGAGCGCATCGGTGACGCGTTGCGCGGCAGGCAGTCCGGCACCGTGCTGGTGTCCACTGTGGATGACGGGTTGCGGGTCGTGGACGCCTACGCGGCCGAGCACCTGGAGATCCAGACGGCCGACTCGCGCGCGGTCGCGGCGCGGGTGCGCAACGCGGGCGCGGTGTTCGTCGGCGCGTACGCCCCGGTGTCCCTCGGGGACTACTGCGCGGGCTCGAACCACGTGCTGCCCACCGGCGGCTACGCGCGGCACTCCTCGGGCCTGTCCGTGCAGAGCTTCCTGCGCGGCATCCACGTCATCGACTACAGCGAAGCGGCGCTGCGCGAGGTGGCCGGCAAGGTCGTCTCGCTCGCCAACGCCGAAGACCTGCCCGCGCACGGGGAAGCCGTGACGGCGCGCTTCCCGGGAGGAGCCGA